Proteins co-encoded in one Medicago truncatula cultivar Jemalong A17 chromosome 8, MtrunA17r5.0-ANR, whole genome shotgun sequence genomic window:
- the LOC11438046 gene encoding chaperone protein dnaJ 11, chloroplastic produces MLSTSFPAPLSTATFAGKTISSPPFHAKSRRVLISATASTTEPSCTSLYEILGVAAVASDQEIKAAYRRLARVSHPDVAAVDRKVSSADEFMKIHAAYSTLLDPEKRASYDRSLFRQQQPLTVTGFSGYGCRKWETDQCW; encoded by the coding sequence ATGCTCTCAACATCTTTCCCCGCACCTCTCAGCACCGCCACTTTTGCTGGCAAAACTATTTCATCACCGCCGTTCCACGCAAAATCAAGGAGAGTACTCATTTCTGCAACAGCCAGCACCACTGAACCTTCATGCACGTCGTTGTACGAGATTCTTGGAGTTGCAGCCGTAGCTTCTGATCAGGAGATTAAGGCGGCCTACCGACGACTTGCCAGGGTTTCCCACCCTGATGTGGCGGCGGTTGATCGGAAGGTTTCTTCGGCGGATGAGTTCATGAAGATTCATGCTGCGTATTCCACTCTTTTGGATCCTGAGAAGCGAGCTAGCTATGATAGAAGCTTGTTCCGGCAACAGCAACCGCTGACGGTGACGGGATTTTCTGGTTACGGTTGTCGGAAATGGGAAACGGACCAGTGTTGGTAG
- the LOC11440161 gene encoding uncharacterized protein yields MADIVKQLLAKPIQLADQVSKAAEEGSSSFKQECLDLKSKTEKLASLLRQAARSSSDLYERPTRRIIGDTEQVLEKALTLVLKCKVNGLMKRVFSIVPSAAFRKMSSHLENSIGDVSWLLRVSAPAEEGSYECLGLPPIASNEPILGLIWEQIAILHNGSFDDRSDAAASLVSLVRDNDRNGKLIIEEGGVGPLLKLLKEGKKEGQENAAKAIGLLGRDPESVEVMIHAGVCSVFAKILKEGPMKVQAVVAWAVSELVSKYPKCQDVFAQHNIVRLLVSHIAFETVQEHSKYAIVSNKAISSIHAVVLASGNNNNPDSNDVKKENEDEVKIKMQHPLGDKSAHQMHKVVASTMAMHAANNNNKQQTNEGSKVSLNSQPPVQVASIPNGNGNGNTKQGYSYSGINVKGRELEDAESKADMKAMAAKALRYLAKGNSAICRSITESRALLCFAILLEKGPEEVKYNSALALKEITAVAEKDPELRRSAFKPNTPACKAVVDQVIDIIDKEDKRLLIPCIKVIGSLARTFRATETRIIGPLVRLLDEREAEVSKEAADSLAKFASNDNYLHLDHCKAIISFGGVKPLVQLVYLGEPPVQYSALVLLSYIALHVPDSEELAKAEILGVLEWASKQPNMAHDEAIEALLQESKSRLELYQSRGSRGFQKLHQ; encoded by the coding sequence ATGGCAGACATAGTTAAACAATTGTTAGCAAAACCGATCCAACTAGCAGACCAAGTAAGCAAAGCAGCTGAAGAAGGAAGCTCATCTTTCAAACAAGAATGTCTAGACCTCAAATCAAAAACCGAAAAACTCGCTTCTCTTCTCCGACAAGCTGCAAGATCAAGCTCCGATTTATACGAACGACCCACACGTCGTATCATCGGAGACACCGAACAAGTTCTTGAAAAAGCACTCACTTTAGTCCTTAAATGCAAAGTCAACGGTCTTATGAAACGTGTTTTCAGCATAGTTCCTTCTGCAGCTTTTCGTAAAATGTCTTCTCATCTTGAGAATTCAATTGGGGATGTTTCATGGCTTCTTCGAGTTTCAGCTCCGGCTGAAGAAGGTAGTTATGAATGTCTTGGGCTGCCACCAATTGCTTCAAATGAACCGATTTTGGGTTTAATTTGGGAGCAGATTGCGATTTTACATAATGGGTCGTTTGATGATCGATCTGATGCTGCTGCTTCTTTGGTTTCTCTTGTTCGTGATAATGATCGGAATGGGAAATTGATTATTGAAGAGGGTGGTGTTGGGCCTTTACTGAAACTTTTGAAAGAAGGTAAGAAAGAAGGTCAAGAGAATGCTGCGAAAGCAATTGGGCTATTGGGTCGTGATCCGGAGAGTGTTGAGGTTATGATTCATGCTGGTGTTTGTTCTGTTTTCGCGAAGATTCTTAAAGAAGGTCCTATGAAAGTTCAAGCTGTTGTAGCTTGGGCTGTTTCTGAACTTGTTTCTAAGTATCCTAAATGTCAAGATGTTTTTGCTCAGCATAATATTGTTAGGTTGCTTGTGAGTCACATTGCTTTTGAAACTGTTCAAGAACATAGTAAATATGCAATTGTTAGTAATAAGGCTATTTCTTCAATTCATGCTGTTGTGTTGGCTAgtggtaataataataatcctgATTCAAATGATGTGAAAAAAGAGAATGAAGATGAGGTGAAAATTAAGATGCAGCATCCTTTAGGTGATAAATCTGCACATCAGATGCATAAAGTTGTGGCAAGTACTATGGCAATGCATGCTGCAAACAATAATAACAAGCAACAAACCAATGAAGGGAGTAAAGTGAGTTTAAACTCTCAACCTCCGGTTCAGGTGGCTAGTATTCCAAATGGGAATGGTAATGGTAACACGAAGCAAGGCTATTCGTATTCTGGAATTAACGTGAAGGGAAGGGAGCTTGAGGATGCTGAGAGTAAGGCTGACATGAAAGCAATGGCTGCGAAAGCTCTTAGGTATTTAGCTAAGGGTAACTCGGCGATTTGTCGTAGCATAACTGAATCAAGGGCTTTGTTATGTTTTGCTATTCTACTTGAAAAAGGGCCTGAAGAAGTGAAGTACAATTCTGCTTTGGCGTTGAAAGAGATTACTGCAGTGGCTGAGAAAGATCCTGAATTGAGAAGATCGGCGTTTAAGCCAAACACCCCTGCTTGTAAAGCGGTTGTTGATCAAGTGATTGATATTATTGACAAAGAAGATAAGAGACTTTTGATTCCTTGTATCAAGGTTATTGGGAGTTTGGCTAGGACATTCAGGGCAACTGAGACAAGGATAATTGGTCCGTTGGTTCGACTTCTTGACGAAAGAGAGGCTGAAGTATCAAAAGAGGCTGCAGACTCACTCGCGAAATTCGCTTCCAATGATAACTACCTTCACCTTGATCACTGTAAGGCAATTATAAGCTTTGGTGGTGTAAAACCCTTGGTTCAGCTTGTGTATCTTGGGGAGCCGCCAGTTCAATATTCAGCCTTGGTTCTGCTATCCTATATTGCGTTGCACGTGCCAGACAGCGAAGAACTAGCAAAAGCTGAGATTCTGGGAGTTCTTGAATGGGCGTCTAAGCAACCTAACATGGCTCATGATGAAGCTATTGAGGCATTGTTGCAAGAGTCCAAGAGTAGGCTGGAGCTTTACCAGTCTAGAGGTTCAAGAGGATTCCAAAAATTACATCAATAG